In a genomic window of Weissella tructae:
- the rbsK gene encoding ribokinase codes for MNKVVVIGSLNIDVIQKMARLPRQGETLGMIDQSTNFGGKGANQAVAAARQGAEVAFVGSVGDDGRGQSYIDLLNEEGVDTRNISIKKDMATGTAYIMLEEDGHNTILVYGGANQALTVADVEAARDVLLDADIVVAQLEVPQEAILAGFKIAHENGAMTLLNPAPVTNHVDSELLAQTDLLIPNETEAAALLEAEATTDAAELAESMKRFENELGIKQLMVTLGSDGSFYHINGADGVVPSFKVKAVDTTAAGDTFIGSVATILQPDFSDVENVIRRASFASSLVVSRPGAIPAIPFKQEIEDGLKEQA; via the coding sequence ATGAATAAAGTCGTTGTTATCGGAAGTTTGAATATTGATGTTATCCAAAAGATGGCGCGTTTGCCTCGTCAAGGTGAAACCCTAGGAATGATTGACCAAAGCACTAACTTTGGTGGTAAGGGTGCTAACCAAGCCGTTGCGGCTGCTCGTCAAGGCGCTGAAGTTGCCTTTGTTGGATCTGTTGGAGACGACGGTCGTGGTCAAAGCTACATCGACCTACTTAATGAAGAAGGTGTGGACACACGCAATATTTCAATCAAGAAGGATATGGCGACTGGAACTGCCTACATTATGTTGGAAGAAGATGGTCACAACACTATCTTGGTATACGGTGGTGCTAACCAAGCATTGACTGTTGCTGATGTTGAAGCAGCTCGTGATGTTTTGTTGGATGCTGATATCGTTGTGGCACAACTTGAAGTACCACAAGAAGCAATCTTGGCAGGATTTAAGATTGCACATGAAAACGGGGCAATGACTTTGTTGAACCCAGCACCAGTTACAAACCACGTTGATTCAGAATTGCTAGCACAAACTGATTTGTTGATTCCTAACGAAACAGAAGCAGCTGCTTTGTTAGAAGCAGAAGCAACAACTGATGCAGCTGAATTGGCAGAAAGCATGAAGCGTTTTGAAAACGAATTAGGTATCAAGCAATTGATGGTTACTTTGGGTTCAGATGGATCTTTCTACCATATTAATGGTGCTGACGGTGTTGTACCTAGTTTCAAGGTTAAGGCTGTGGACACAACAGCTGCTGGGGACACATTTATTGGTAGTGTTGCAACTATCTTGCAACCAGACTTCTCAGACGTTGAAAATGTTATCCGTCGTGCCAGCTTTGCAAGTAGCTTAGTTGTTTCACGTCCGGGTGCAATTCCAGCTATTCCGTTCAAGCAAGAAATTGAAGATGGATTGAAGGAGCAAGCATAA
- a CDS encoding NupC/NupG family nucleoside CNT transporter yields the protein MLFMIVNFLSIFVFLGIAYLFSDNRKGIHWRSVITVVAIQLALAWFFMRFSIGQEIVQGAAEGFKWLVDVSNAGIAFALPDWLQPTTGFPNFVTSALLPMLMIVPFFDLLNYFGILPFVIKWIGRGLSAVTGQPKFEAFFSVEMMFLGNTEVLAVSKTQLNAMSARRNYTLALMSMSCVTASVIGAYTTMVPGKYVMAAIPLNILGAIVISSMLNPVDVPEEEDTIVSIHGDEDHREPVFSFIGDSILGAGRLILIITASVIGFVALAALVDALFSLTGLEWLKLQNIFGVVLFPLTWLLGFNVSEAFEIAQLMGMKLVTNEFVVMGEISKNIMAGTGLFANEHAKAVVTVFLTSFANFSTIGMILGAFKSLVSKEKSDYIANRVMNLLIAGILVSLLSAAIAGLFVW from the coding sequence ATGTTATTTATGATTGTTAATTTTTTGAGTATCTTTGTCTTCTTAGGCATTGCATATTTGTTCTCTGACAACCGCAAGGGAATTCACTGGCGTTCAGTGATTACTGTTGTGGCTATCCAACTTGCATTGGCTTGGTTCTTCATGCGTTTCAGCATTGGACAAGAAATCGTGCAAGGAGCCGCTGAAGGATTTAAGTGGTTGGTTGACGTTTCTAACGCTGGTATCGCATTCGCGTTGCCAGACTGGTTGCAACCAACAACTGGATTCCCGAACTTCGTTACTAGTGCCCTACTACCAATGTTGATGATTGTTCCATTCTTCGACTTGCTTAACTACTTTGGTATCCTACCATTCGTTATCAAGTGGATTGGACGTGGATTGTCAGCTGTTACTGGACAACCTAAGTTCGAAGCATTCTTCTCTGTTGAAATGATGTTCTTGGGAAACACTGAAGTTTTGGCTGTTTCTAAGACACAATTGAACGCGATGAGTGCTCGTCGTAACTACACACTAGCTTTGATGTCAATGAGCTGTGTGACTGCATCAGTTATCGGAGCCTACACAACAATGGTTCCTGGTAAGTACGTTATGGCTGCTATCCCATTGAACATTTTGGGTGCTATTGTTATTTCATCAATGCTTAACCCTGTCGATGTTCCTGAAGAAGAAGATACAATCGTATCAATTCACGGTGATGAAGATCACCGCGAACCTGTCTTCTCATTCATCGGTGACTCAATCTTGGGTGCCGGTCGTTTGATCTTGATCATCACTGCATCAGTTATTGGATTCGTTGCCTTGGCCGCTTTGGTTGACGCCCTATTCAGTTTGACTGGTTTGGAATGGTTGAAGCTACAAAACATCTTCGGAGTTGTTTTGTTCCCATTGACTTGGTTGCTTGGATTTAACGTTTCTGAAGCGTTCGAAATTGCGCAATTGATGGGAATGAAGTTGGTTACTAACGAATTCGTTGTTATGGGAGAAATCTCAAAGAACATCATGGCCGGTACTGGTTTGTTCGCTAACGAACACGCCAAGGCTGTTGTAACTGTATTCCTTACAAGTTTTGCCAACTTCAGTACAATCGGAATGATCCTTGGTGCCTTCAAGAGCTTGGTATCTAAGGAAAAGTCTGACTATATCGCTAACCGCGTTATGAACTTGCTAATCGCTGGTATCTTAGTTTCACTTCTATCTGCTGCGATTGCAGGATTGTTCGTTTGGTAA